A stretch of Pleuronectes platessa chromosome 24, fPlePla1.1, whole genome shotgun sequence DNA encodes these proteins:
- the LOC128431015 gene encoding gamma-crystallin M2-like — MGKIIFYEDKNFQGRSYECGSECSDLHSHFSRCNSIRVDSGDWMVYERPSYTGYQYFLKKGDYPDYQRWMGFNDCVRSCRMIPTNQGSHKMMIYERPEFGGQRMELTDDCPSLFERFHMNDVYSCNVMDGHWIFYEHPHYRGRQFLMRQGEYRRFNEWGSSSPRVGSIRRISM; from the exons ATGGGTAAG ATAATCTTCTACGAGGACAAGAACTTCCAGGGCCGCTCCTACGAGTGCGGCAGCGAGTGCTCCGACCTGCACTCGCACTTCAGCCGCTGCAACTCCATCCGAGTGGACAGCGGTGACTGGATGGTCTATGAGAGGCCCAGCTACACCGGCTACCAGTACTTCCTGAAGAAGGGCGACTACCCCGACTACCAGCGCTGGATGGGATTCAACGACTGTGTGAGATCGTGCCGCATGATCCCCACG AACCAAGGCTCCCACAAGATGATGATCTACGAGCGACCGGAGTTCGGAGGCCAGAGGATGGAGCTGACCGACGACTGCCCCTCCCTGTTCGAACGCTTCCACATGAACGACGTCTACTCCTGCAACGTGATGGACGGCCACTGGATCTTCTACGAGCACCCCCACTACAGGGGACGCCAGTTCCTGATGCGCCAGGGGGAGTACAGGAGATTCAACGAGTGGGGCAGCTCGAGTCCCAGGGTGGGATCCATCAGACGTATCTCCATGTGA
- the LOC128431267 gene encoding gamma-crystallin M2 — MGKIIFYEDRNFQGRHHESMSDCADLHPYFNRCNSIRVESGCFMVYERPQYLGHQYFLRRGEYSDNQRMVGINDCIRSCRMIPMHRGSYKIRLYERPDMSGQMQEVSDDCPNVQDRLRMSDIHSCNVVDGQWLLYDQPNYRGRPYYLRPGEYRRFSDWGGASPRIGSLRRITDFN; from the exons ATGGGAAAG ATCATATTCTACGAGGACAGGAATTTCCAGGGTCGGCACCATGAGAGCATGAGCGACTGTGCTGACCTGCACCCGTACTTCAACCGCTGCAACTCCATCCGGGTGGAGAGCGGCTGCTTCATGGTGTACGAGCGGCCCCAGTACCTGGGCCACCAGTACTTCCTCCGCCGGGGGGAGTACTCGGACAACCAGCGCATGGTCGGCATCAACGACTGCATCCGCTCCTGCCGCATGATCCCCAtg caccGCGGCTCCTACAAGATCCGACTATATGAGCGTCCAGACATGTCCGGCCAGATGCAGGAGGTGAGCGACGACTGCCCCAACGTCCAGGACCGCCTGCGCATGTCCGACATCCACTCGTGCAACGTGGTCGACGGCCAATGGCTGCTCTATGACCAGCCCAACTACCGCGGCCGGCCCTACTACCTGAGGCCCGGAGAGTACCGCAGATTCAGCGACTGGGGCGGCGCCAGCCCCCGGATCGGCTCGCTCAGGCGAATCACCGACTTCAACTAG
- the LOC128430994 gene encoding DNA-binding protein SATB2, with translation MEQRGGGTENPVLQDRASPEERGESPASSGPPPCKLSRLEVNGSPANPQGRQNGTPLRPLGGLMIPVYCVVEHAETGLAGDGEGRSDRHAEFVLVRKDVLFTQLVETALVALGYSNSSAVQARGIIKVGRWKPMPIHYLTDAPEATVADMLLDVYHMVTLRILLHSFARLEELPSEQWTHATVRNALKELLRESNQSALAKECPLSQSMISAIVNSSYYANVSTSKCQEFGRWYKKFKRIKGEYFEKMWSAQDKSDIKVERDFDLSIISQRPPSLLPSSAHLSTTSGPGAHPINTAHGEAQPPTQPHCLPHPAGQHHPGSQMRPQAPPLMGHSGLMSPHLVRQQLAMAHLINQQLAVSRLLAHQHPQGVNQQFLNHPPIPRACKGPGAGTESGLNCSGADVSPDIYQHVRNELKRASISQAVFARVAFNRTQGLLSEILRKEEDPRSASQSLLVNLKAMQNFLNLPEGERDRIYQEERERSTNTNHTHATNHIPTSNPHRLTQSKCSVSIAELPLKLDSLVNISSGIYDEIQQEMKRAKVSQALFAKVAANKSQGWLCELLRWKESPSPDNRTLWENLCTIRRFLALSPTDRDQVYEEESRQQHSERLQTVLHIPDQQALHRQPLPPLTSLSPVHEDPQPVPMPVLHVSEDGSQRGMSPGGLKKARSRTRISLEALGILQSFIGDVGLYPDQEAIHTLSAQLDLPKHTIVKFFQNQRYNVKHHNPARESVPEEDDRDSLSPSEGGAGAGESRGEEGFSASEESSEDGRGSVEVFRTEGGDKGEEREVGMEKEEGDDGKASGPATSSLSPYSSLDSPPSAEQQR, from the exons ATGGAGCAGCGTGGAGGGGGCACGGAGAACCCCGTCCTCCAGGACAGGGCCAGCCCGGAGGAGCGGGGGGAGAGCCCGGCCTCCAGCGGCCCCCCGCCGTGCAAGCTGAGCCGCCTGGAGGTCAACGGCAGCCCAGCGAACCCACAAGGCCGGCAGAACGGCACGCCGCTGAGACCCCTGGGAG GTTTGATGATCCCGGTGTACTGCGTGGTCGAGCACGCAGAGACGGGATTGGCCGGTGACGGCGAGGGACGCAGTGACCGCCACGCCGAGTTCGTGTTGGTTCGTAAAGACGTCCTGTTCACGCAGCTGGTGGAGACGGCACTAGTGGCCCTCGGATACTCCAACAGCTCGGCCGTACAGGCACGTG gcATCATTAAAGTGGGCCGGTGGAAGCCGATGCCCATCCACTATCTAACAGACGCACCAGAGGCAACAGTGGCCGACATGCTGCTGGATGTTTACCACATGGTCACACTGAGGATCCTCCTGCACag CTTTGCCCGACTGGAGGAGCTGCCCTCGGAGCAGTGGACCCACGCCACGGTGAGGAACGCCCTCAAAGAGCTGCTCAGAGAGAGCAACCAGAGCGCTCTGGCCAAGGAGTGCCCCCTCTCCCAG aGTATGATCTCAGCGATCGTGAACAGTTCCTACTACGCCAACGTCTCCACCTCCAAGTGCCAGGAGTTCGGACGCTGGTATAAGAAGTTCAAACGCATCAAAG GTGAATACTTTGAGAAGATGTGGTCAGCACAGGACAAGTCGGACATTAAAG TGGAGAGGGATTTTGACCTGAGCATCATCAGCCAgcgtcctccctccctcttacCCTCCTCCGCCCATTTGAGCACCACCAGTGGCCCGGGAGCTCATCCCATCAATACTGCCCATGGCGAAGCTCAGCCCCCCACCCAGCCTCACTGTCTGCCCCATCCTGCCGGTCAACACCACCCCGGTTCTCAGATGCGTCCCCAAGCTCCACCGCTCATGGGCCACAGCGGCCTCATGTCCCCCCACCTCGTCCGTCAACAGCTCGCCATGGCCCACCTCATCAACCAGCAGCTGGCCGTCAGCCGCCTGCTGGCCCACCAGCACCCTCAGGGAGTCAACCAGCAGTTTCTCAACCACCCGCCCATCCCGAGGGCCTGCAAGGGCCCCGGGGCCGGGACTGAGTCCGGACTCAACTGCTCAGGGGCCGACGTGTCCCCGGACATCTACCAGCATGTCAGGAATGAGCTGAAGAGGGCCAGCATCTCCCAAGCAGTGTTTGCTCGGGTAGCCTTTAACCGCACACAG GGCTTGCTGTCGGAGATCCTTCGTAAGGAGGAGGATCCTCGCTCTGCGTCTCAGTCGCTGCTCGTCAACCTGAAGGCCATGCAGAACTTCCTCAACCTGCCCGAGGGCGAGCGGGACCGCATCtaccaggaggagagagagaggagcaccaACACCAACCACACCCACGCCACCAACCACATCCCCACCAGCAacccacacagactcacacag TCAAAGTGCAGCGTGTCCATCGCTGAGCTGCCGCTGAAGCTCGACTCGCTGGTGAACATCTCGTCTGGGATCTATGACGAGATccagcaggagatgaagagggCCAAGGTCTCCCAGGCTCTGTTCGCCAAGGTGGCCGCCAATAAAAGTCAG GGTTGGCTCTGCGAGCTGCTCCGGTGGAAGGAGAGCCCGAGCCCCGATAACCGCACGCTGTGGGAGAACCTGTGCACCATCCGGAGGTTCCTGGCCTTATCGCCGACCGACCGGGACCAGGTCTACGAGGAGGAGTCGAGGCAGCAGCACAGCGAGAGGCTCCAGACCGTCCTCCACATCCCGGACCAGCAG gcACTCCACAGACAGCCCCTTCCCCCCCTCACATCCCTGTCTCCTGTCCATGAAGACCCGCAGCCCGTCCCCATGCCGGTGTTGCACGTCTCAGAAGACGGGTCCCAGCGTGGGATGAGCCCCGGGGGACTAAAGAAAGCCCGATCACGGACACGCATCTCCCTGGAGGCCCTGGGGATCCTGCAGAGCTTCATCGGTGACGTGGGCCTCTACCCCGACCAGGAGGCCATCCACACCCTGTCCGCCCAGCTGGACCTACCCAAACACACCATCGTCAAGTTCTTCCAGAACCAGCGCTACAACGTCAAGCACCACAACCCGGCCCGGGAGTCCGTCCCCGAGGAGGACGACAGGGACAGCTTGAGTCCCAGCGAGGGAGGCGCCGGAGCGGGAGAGAGCCGAGGGGAGGAGGGCTTCTCTGCCTCTGAGGAGTCCAGTGAGGATGGGAGAGGATCAGTGGAGGTGTTcagaacagagggaggagacaaaggagaggagagagaggtggggatggagaaggaggaaggggaCGATGGGAAAGCCTCGGGTCCGGCGACGTCCTCCCTGTCCCCTTACAGCAGCCTGGACAGCCCCCCctctgcagagcagcagagataa